Proteins encoded within one genomic window of Flavobacterium sp. NG2:
- a CDS encoding sulfatase — MKGFYRNSLFLLLFLVFFDGFAQPSKSKTEKQPNLVFIFADQYRRPSLGFLNEDPVVTPNIDKLAKEGVFFSKAVANHPLCSPYRGMLMTGKYPLSNGVIANCQSSRTEFGNYLKKEEITFSDVLVNNGYSAAYVGKWHLDGPKPTKPGEKMIWDTWCPPENRHGFTFWHAYGTHNSHNTPYYWTTNAKENEITTIKEWSPIHEADVIIDYLKNQNNQRANGKPFALFWSINPPHTPFTQVPDKYKKQYEGRDYKELLNRPNVQFTNNKELKRGDRGVDARLHQAPDYFASVNGVDEQIGRVMQQLKDMGIYDNTIIVFSADHGEMLGSQGLMHKNVWFRESYEIPFIVHYPKKVKPKNEDLLISVPDYMPTLLGLMGLSHQIPKTIEGKDFSNVFYNKSVIRPDKQLYFGSEPENPSSGTRGFRSADYTFAVVKDEKGSKFYYLYNDKKDPYQMTNLWGIDKDVDKKMERELGVFLRQMKDPWK; from the coding sequence ATGAAAGGGTTTTATAGAAACAGTCTTTTTTTACTGTTATTTCTTGTTTTTTTTGACGGCTTTGCGCAACCATCGAAATCAAAAACAGAGAAGCAACCTAACCTTGTTTTTATTTTTGCTGACCAATATAGGAGACCTTCTTTGGGCTTTTTGAACGAAGACCCTGTTGTTACGCCTAACATTGACAAACTTGCAAAAGAGGGGGTGTTTTTTAGCAAAGCCGTTGCTAACCATCCGCTTTGTAGTCCTTATCGAGGGATGTTGATGACAGGGAAATACCCGCTTTCTAATGGCGTAATTGCGAATTGCCAATCGTCACGAACAGAATTTGGGAATTACTTAAAAAAGGAAGAAATCACTTTTTCAGATGTCTTGGTTAATAATGGGTATAGTGCAGCTTATGTAGGCAAATGGCATCTAGACGGTCCTAAGCCTACTAAACCGGGAGAAAAAATGATTTGGGATACTTGGTGTCCTCCTGAAAATCGTCATGGTTTTACATTTTGGCATGCTTACGGGACCCACAATAGCCATAATACACCCTATTATTGGACTACAAATGCCAAAGAAAACGAAATAACAACTATCAAAGAATGGTCACCCATACATGAGGCCGATGTGATTATTGATTATTTAAAAAATCAAAATAATCAAAGAGCTAATGGCAAACCTTTTGCTTTGTTTTGGTCCATCAATCCTCCCCATACCCCTTTTACTCAAGTTCCTGATAAATATAAAAAACAGTATGAGGGAAGGGATTATAAGGAGTTGCTAAACCGTCCTAATGTACAGTTTACAAACAATAAAGAACTGAAAAGGGGCGATAGAGGTGTGGACGCTAGATTGCATCAAGCACCCGATTATTTCGCTTCTGTAAATGGTGTTGATGAACAAATCGGTAGAGTGATGCAACAGTTAAAAGATATGGGAATCTATGACAATACTATTATCGTTTTCTCAGCTGATCATGGCGAAATGCTAGGTAGTCAAGGACTGATGCATAAGAACGTTTGGTTTAGAGAGTCATATGAAATTCCGTTTATTGTTCATTATCCTAAAAAAGTAAAACCAAAAAACGAAGACTTGCTAATCAGCGTGCCCGATTATATGCCCACACTTTTAGGACTGATGGGATTAAGCCATCAAATACCAAAAACAATTGAAGGAAAAGATTTTTCGAATGTCTTTTATAATAAGTCGGTAATCCGACCGGATAAACAACTCTACTTTGGTTCTGAACCTGAAAATCCTAGTTCGGGTACTAGAGGATTTCGAAGTGCAGACTATACTTTTGCAGTTGTTAAAGATGAAAAAGGAAGCAAATTCTATTATTTATACAACGATAAAAAAGACCCGTATCAAATGACTAATTTATGGGGAATCGATAAAGATGTAGATAAAAAAATGGAAAGAGAGTTGGGAGTATTTCTTCGTCAAATGAAAGACCCTTGGAAATAG
- a CDS encoding sulfatase, whose amino-acid sequence MKKRVLVVMTYLGCTLGMMAQEKPNVVVFLVDDLRTELGCYGNPIVKSPNIDALAKEGVLFQKAYAQQALCAPSRMSLLSGLRPETFGIYSLFTSFRSVHKEVVTLPQFFKANGYQTVSVGKVYHHGFDDKDSWSILFPKESNSWVKPENLALIERLKKSGKGSNGPAYECEEVEDEAYKDGRTVKNAIETLQKLKNDKFMMVVGLTKPHLPFNVPKKYWDLYNKEDFKVPSKEEPKDMYKLALTNWGELRGYYGIPQEGVLDDEMTKTLIHGYHASVSYTDAQVGKVMKALEQLDLRKNTIVVFMSDHGWKLGEYGAWCKHSNFELDVNVPLIISRETGYKNRVTNAKSNALVENLDLFPTLADACGLKTHPLEGKSLLPLVNNPNLKWSQGAYSVFPRGKNIMGFTCTDGTWRYTEWWDNKAQKTIDRELYTCKENYMVRVENLAKNAKNAKEVKRMKLLLEKQYPLQLRSSYPQNDKGRNEGGSAE is encoded by the coding sequence ATGAAAAAAAGAGTTTTGGTTGTCATGACCTATCTAGGTTGTACTTTGGGTATGATGGCTCAAGAAAAACCGAATGTTGTGGTTTTTTTAGTTGATGATTTGCGCACCGAATTAGGTTGTTATGGCAATCCAATAGTAAAAAGCCCTAATATTGATGCCTTGGCCAAAGAGGGGGTGTTGTTTCAAAAGGCCTATGCACAGCAAGCCTTATGTGCGCCTTCTCGAATGAGCTTGTTGTCAGGTTTGCGCCCTGAAACATTCGGGATTTATTCGTTGTTTACTTCGTTTCGTTCTGTTCATAAAGAGGTGGTTACTTTGCCTCAATTTTTTAAAGCCAATGGGTACCAAACAGTCAGTGTAGGGAAGGTGTACCATCACGGTTTTGATGATAAAGATAGTTGGAGTATTCTTTTTCCGAAAGAAAGCAATTCTTGGGTAAAACCCGAAAACCTAGCTTTAATTGAGCGTCTAAAAAAATCAGGAAAAGGCAGTAATGGACCAGCCTATGAATGTGAAGAGGTAGAAGATGAAGCTTATAAAGACGGTCGTACGGTAAAAAATGCAATTGAAACACTTCAAAAGTTGAAAAACGATAAGTTTATGATGGTGGTAGGACTGACCAAACCCCATTTGCCTTTTAATGTGCCAAAAAAATATTGGGATTTATACAATAAAGAAGATTTTAAAGTCCCTTCAAAAGAAGAACCAAAGGATATGTACAAATTAGCATTGACCAATTGGGGCGAACTACGAGGGTATTATGGCATACCGCAGGAAGGCGTTTTGGATGATGAAATGACCAAAACATTGATACATGGCTACCATGCGAGCGTGAGTTACACCGATGCACAGGTAGGTAAGGTGATGAAGGCTTTGGAGCAACTAGACTTGCGCAAGAATACGATTGTCGTTTTTATGAGCGACCACGGCTGGAAACTAGGCGAATACGGTGCTTGGTGCAAACACAGTAATTTTGAACTCGATGTAAATGTACCTTTAATTATTAGCAGAGAAACTGGCTATAAAAACAGAGTGACCAATGCCAAATCCAATGCTTTAGTTGAAAATTTGGATTTATTCCCTACACTTGCCGACGCTTGTGGACTTAAAACACATCCCTTAGAAGGAAAAAGCCTTTTACCATTGGTAAATAACCCTAATCTTAAGTGGAGTCAAGGAGCTTATAGCGTGTTTCCTAGAGGTAAAAATATCATGGGTTTCACCTGTACCGATGGAACTTGGAGATACACGGAATGGTGGGACAACAAAGCACAAAAAACAATTGATAGGGAACTTTATACTTGTAAAGAAAATTATATGGTACGTGTCGAGAATCTTGCTAAAAACGCCAAAAACGCTAAAGAGGTTAAGCGAATGAAATTGTTATTAGAAAAACAATATCCATTACAACTTCGATCTTCGTATCCTCAAAATGACAAAGGGAGAAACGAAGGAGGGAGTGCTGAATAA
- a CDS encoding T9SS type A sorting domain-containing protein, whose protein sequence is MKPNLKIRITVFLIVILSLPSIAQSLQHPTIYATAAERSQILSKISSNSWANSMVNSMKSNVDSKITAHNTNPAATFSTVDFFPANDANSEAYASPYTSAHGKVLSTAAYSAMLYYITEDVKYASYSADILNYYFDNLSTRTLATTTISGNYFYDPRTTYAQLAVAYDFVYNYLKTPGITVYNKATNTRVSYDHARAQTVIRNIAGNTLKESGGLDTQGSVVSNHPVLTAPGSLFSILCVEDDTERERMFTLFWDRGTKRQNSFTKTILKMFTEQALWPESVSYGFMPNVQLILNLVDRVKPQLNAGANNIKLFESASLMENLRLPNRTFVRYGDSHRTSDGTDEISRYALNFAKRRGYANIQSQAEIALKQSFPTTNGYNTSVPATGFENYVALDLFWGEPLPNTSVVAFDYKPTVIINHAGVALQRNYVAANNTEYGLCGIIGGAHYVHAHCAGISMELYGAGDVMAANGGLPPTLAERSTLPFQGYFNKYAGNNTVIVNGTSRGTSKTGAWGNDKFLYQDPVVNIASEPKHLENPLSANFSFATQFMDDNVNNCDQQRTLSTIRTSATSGYYFDLFRSKSLGTNNFHDYIYHNIGDATSLKDASNNTLVVTPTTKYQVVVNDTQQSPGWLQFENTQSTTGISDAVKIRFDLTTTNKYMHMLLPAGVTREYTKALGPATYEAKNGYVSKKTQIIAVRQTGEAWNRPFVSVFEPSSNATATVQSVENITVNNVIVGAIVKSKLADRETTDYIICNENNTGDISLPLLNLTFKGRFAIVRTEVKTDKKDVTLYIGEGTQLNFENYALTGDADKKGLLEVKDVILAVSSFDKSNGIEIIPNPAKGVFKIQINETSWKKLTIYDMLGKKVYQNNSGQGSLLLNTEEHNMKAGVYIVEFVDNQNKRFSSKLVVK, encoded by the coding sequence ATGAAACCAAATCTCAAAATTAGAATAACTGTTTTTTTAATTGTTATTCTATCCTTACCGTCAATTGCACAGAGTTTGCAGCATCCTACAATTTATGCAACAGCAGCAGAGCGCTCGCAAATATTGAGTAAAATAAGTTCCAACTCTTGGGCTAATAGCATGGTGAATTCGATGAAATCAAACGTTGATTCCAAGATTACAGCTCACAATACTAATCCTGCCGCCACTTTTAGTACGGTAGATTTTTTTCCAGCTAACGACGCAAATTCAGAGGCCTATGCTTCACCTTATACCTCGGCTCACGGGAAAGTATTATCTACAGCGGCCTATTCGGCCATGCTGTATTATATTACTGAGGATGTCAAGTACGCCAGTTATTCGGCTGATATTTTGAATTATTATTTTGATAATTTATCGACTCGTACACTCGCTACAACAACTATTAGTGGAAACTATTTTTACGATCCTCGTACTACTTATGCGCAATTAGCTGTCGCTTATGATTTTGTTTATAATTATTTAAAAACGCCAGGAATAACGGTTTATAACAAGGCTACAAACACTCGTGTTTCTTATGATCATGCCCGTGCGCAAACGGTGATTAGAAACATTGCTGGAAATACCTTAAAAGAATCAGGAGGCTTGGATACACAAGGAAGCGTGGTTTCCAATCATCCTGTATTGACTGCTCCGGGTTCGCTGTTTTCAATCCTTTGTGTTGAAGATGATACCGAAAGAGAACGTATGTTTACTCTTTTTTGGGATCGAGGTACTAAGCGCCAAAATTCTTTTACCAAAACCATTTTAAAAATGTTCACGGAACAAGCGCTTTGGCCTGAATCGGTAAGTTATGGGTTTATGCCTAATGTTCAATTGATATTAAATTTGGTTGACAGAGTGAAACCGCAACTGAATGCAGGTGCCAATAATATAAAACTTTTTGAAAGTGCTTCTTTAATGGAAAATCTAAGGCTTCCTAATAGAACCTTTGTACGTTACGGTGATTCACATAGAACTAGTGATGGTACGGACGAAATTAGTAGATACGCTTTGAATTTTGCAAAAAGACGCGGTTATGCTAATATACAATCACAGGCAGAAATAGCATTAAAACAAAGTTTTCCTACCACAAATGGGTATAATACAAGTGTTCCTGCTACAGGTTTTGAGAATTATGTTGCTTTGGATTTGTTTTGGGGTGAGCCACTACCTAATACTTCTGTTGTAGCATTTGATTATAAACCAACAGTTATAATTAATCACGCGGGGGTAGCCTTGCAACGTAACTATGTTGCAGCGAATAATACGGAATATGGCTTGTGTGGCATCATTGGTGGGGCACATTATGTACATGCGCATTGTGCTGGAATTTCGATGGAATTGTATGGAGCGGGTGACGTTATGGCTGCAAACGGTGGCTTGCCTCCAACATTAGCCGAACGAAGCACCTTGCCTTTTCAAGGATATTTTAACAAATATGCAGGTAACAATACCGTTATTGTAAACGGAACTTCTCGTGGGACTTCTAAAACGGGTGCTTGGGGGAATGACAAATTTTTATACCAAGATCCTGTTGTAAATATAGCGTCAGAACCAAAACATTTAGAGAATCCTTTGAGTGCGAATTTTAGTTTTGCTACTCAGTTTATGGATGATAATGTTAACAATTGTGACCAACAACGTACCCTAAGTACGATTCGTACCAGTGCTACCTCAGGGTATTATTTTGATTTATTCCGTTCAAAATCATTAGGTACAAATAATTTTCATGATTATATCTACCATAATATTGGAGATGCAACCAGTCTTAAAGATGCTTCCAATAATACTCTTGTGGTTACACCGACTACAAAATACCAAGTAGTGGTAAACGATACGCAACAATCGCCAGGCTGGTTACAATTTGAAAACACTCAGTCAACAACAGGAATTAGCGATGCCGTTAAAATTCGTTTTGACCTTACTACAACGAATAAATACATGCACATGCTACTGCCTGCTGGTGTAACAAGAGAATATACAAAAGCACTAGGTCCAGCTACTTATGAGGCTAAAAATGGGTATGTGAGTAAGAAAACACAAATCATAGCTGTTAGACAAACTGGTGAGGCATGGAACAGGCCGTTTGTGTCAGTGTTCGAACCTTCTTCTAATGCCACTGCAACGGTTCAATCAGTAGAGAATATTACCGTTAATAATGTAATTGTGGGGGCCATTGTCAAAAGTAAATTGGCAGATAGAGAAACCACAGATTATATTATTTGTAATGAAAATAATACTGGAGATATTAGTCTTCCTCTATTGAATTTGACTTTCAAAGGTCGTTTTGCTATTGTTCGAACAGAGGTAAAGACCGATAAAAAGGATGTTACGCTTTACATTGGTGAAGGAACACAACTTAATTTTGAAAACTACGCTCTTACAGGGGATGCTGATAAAAAAGGACTTTTGGAAGTTAAGGATGTTATTTTAGCGGTTTCTTCTTTTGATAAAAGTAATGGAATTGAAATCATTCCAAATCCTGCAAAAGGAGTATTTAAAATTCAAATAAATGAGACATCTTGGAAAAAACTTACGATTTATGATATGTTAGGTAAAAAAGTGTATCAAAACAACTCAGGTCAAGGGTCACTTTTGCTAAATACAGAAGAGCATAACATGAAAGCGGGAGTGTATATTGTGGAATTTGTTGACAACCAAAACAAAAGATTTAGCTCTAAATTAGTAGTAAAATAA
- a CDS encoding alginate lyase family protein: MNIKFFTISSLVLFVFTLSAAQIIAQVANNKQSIKTESLQKDAQFSSVAYDELLKVKKKLTTDSYSSLYKKVIQEADTALLKGTYSVMQKTQTPASGDKHDYYSIGPYWWPDPAKPDGLPWIRKDGKVNPLTREGSTDFETKQKMFNSTESLALAYFFSNKKQYATKALELIQVWFVNEDTKMNPNLNFAQGVPGENAGRGIGIIEFADVTKVLTAIEILELNQQMDAKTSQALRKWFTDYAYWLQTSENGVFEKNTKNNHGTHYDTQLIEILLFLNKTAEAKQILEAVKTERIAKQIQSNGAQPLELARTKALSYSTMNLRGFTELAVLGKKLGVDLWNYKAANGASIINAFEFLKPYAKGEKKWDYKQIADEEKAIKNLKELFAMAGSEFNKEEYCQIGRDKKVSLHSLLHECN; the protein is encoded by the coding sequence ATGAATATAAAATTCTTTACAATAAGTAGTTTGGTTTTGTTTGTTTTTACACTTTCAGCAGCCCAAATAATTGCTCAGGTGGCCAATAACAAACAATCAATAAAGACTGAATCCCTACAGAAAGATGCGCAATTCTCAAGCGTAGCTTATGATGAACTTCTAAAAGTAAAAAAGAAACTAACAACTGATTCCTACTCTTCATTATACAAAAAGGTAATTCAAGAAGCAGATACCGCTTTGCTGAAAGGAACATATTCAGTCATGCAAAAAACACAAACGCCTGCCAGTGGCGATAAGCATGATTATTATTCTATTGGGCCTTATTGGTGGCCTGATCCTGCTAAACCTGATGGCTTACCATGGATACGAAAAGATGGAAAAGTCAACCCCTTAACAAGAGAAGGAAGTACTGATTTTGAAACCAAACAAAAAATGTTCAACAGTACGGAATCTTTGGCCTTAGCCTATTTCTTTTCGAATAAAAAACAGTATGCTACTAAAGCGCTAGAATTAATTCAAGTGTGGTTTGTTAACGAAGATACCAAGATGAATCCCAACCTCAATTTTGCTCAAGGCGTACCGGGTGAAAATGCAGGTAGGGGAATCGGAATTATTGAATTTGCAGATGTTACTAAGGTGCTAACAGCAATTGAAATTTTAGAGTTAAACCAACAAATGGATGCTAAAACCAGTCAAGCCTTACGAAAATGGTTTACAGATTATGCGTATTGGTTGCAAACCAGTGAAAATGGCGTTTTTGAAAAAAACACTAAAAACAACCACGGAACGCATTATGACACGCAGTTAATTGAAATTTTGTTGTTTTTAAATAAAACAGCCGAAGCCAAACAAATTTTGGAAGCCGTAAAAACAGAGCGCATTGCCAAACAAATTCAGTCCAATGGAGCACAACCTTTGGAACTAGCTAGAACCAAAGCGCTATCTTATAGTACGATGAATTTGAGAGGTTTTACTGAATTGGCCGTTTTAGGAAAAAAGCTGGGTGTTGATTTATGGAATTATAAGGCGGCTAATGGCGCTAGCATAATCAATGCCTTCGAATTTTTGAAACCCTACGCTAAGGGAGAAAAAAAATGGGATTATAAACAAATAGCTGATGAGGAAAAAGCTATAAAAAACTTGAAAGAACTGTTTGCAATGGCGGGTAGTGAATTTAATAAGGAAGAGTATTGCCAAATAGGTAGAGATAAAAAAGTATCACTCCACTCTTTACTGCACGAATGTAATTAA
- the rhaM gene encoding L-rhamnose mutarotase, whose protein sequence is MQRLAFKMKLNPGQKEAYTKRHNELWPELHALLKENGVSEYSIFLDEETHTLFAFQKVSGAGGSQDLASNEVVKKWWDFMADIMETNPDNSPVSVPLEEVFYMP, encoded by the coding sequence ATGCAAAGACTTGCCTTTAAAATGAAATTGAATCCAGGTCAAAAAGAGGCCTACACTAAACGTCATAACGAACTGTGGCCGGAACTTCATGCGCTTTTAAAAGAAAATGGAGTGAGTGAATATTCTATATTTTTGGATGAAGAAACCCATACACTTTTTGCTTTTCAAAAAGTTTCGGGTGCTGGTGGTTCACAAGATTTAGCTTCTAATGAAGTTGTAAAAAAATGGTGGGACTTTATGGCTGATATTATGGAGACAAATCCTGATAACTCCCCAGTTTCAGTGCCTTTAGAAGAGGTGTTTTATATGCCTTAA
- a CDS encoding sulfatase, which produces MKIHKITGLLACFVMMQVYCQHTNKTANKTKPNIVFILTDQWRGSATGYNGDPNVKTPNLDKLAKEAVNFTNAVSVTPVCTPHRAALLTGKFPTTTGMFLNDIYLPSEELCMAEIFKAEGYNTAYWGKWHLDGHGRENNVAPERRQGFDYWKGMECDHDYNKEHYYANNDPVKKFWDGYSPFAITKDANQYLADHAKDKKPFLMLISLATPHYPHDSAPEKYKNMYPPKDLVLAPNIPDNLKDNVRKELQGYYAHCTATDEAIGTVLEQIKKLNLSDNTIIVFTADHGEMMGGHGVKPFVKQLAWDESVRVPFLISYPNIKNNKGKTVQAPITTPDILPSLLGLTDIAIPKGIEGEDISSLIKNPDPKADRAALVMNVSPFGSNFNDTEYRAIRTKQYTYIRTPEGASNLYDNLKDPYQMTNLLDKSDYKKIQIDLEKQLNNELKRIGDDFKPREFYMKKWNYILDSSKRAIDFRNWDKGEGKVISPKKQN; this is translated from the coding sequence ATGAAAATTCATAAAATAACTGGTTTGCTTGCGTGCTTTGTGATGATGCAAGTATATTGTCAACACACAAATAAAACTGCAAATAAAACGAAACCCAATATTGTTTTTATCCTCACCGACCAATGGAGAGGTTCGGCCACAGGCTACAATGGTGACCCTAATGTAAAAACGCCTAATTTGGATAAATTAGCCAAAGAAGCGGTCAATTTTACCAATGCAGTTTCAGTTACTCCTGTATGTACGCCGCATCGAGCGGCTTTGCTCACAGGAAAATTCCCCACCACAACAGGGATGTTCTTGAATGATATTTATTTACCATCAGAAGAATTATGCATGGCAGAAATTTTCAAGGCCGAAGGCTACAACACCGCCTATTGGGGCAAATGGCATTTAGACGGCCATGGTCGCGAAAATAATGTAGCACCCGAAAGACGTCAAGGATTTGATTATTGGAAAGGGATGGAATGTGATCACGACTACAACAAGGAACATTATTATGCGAATAACGATCCTGTGAAAAAATTCTGGGATGGCTATTCTCCATTTGCTATTACTAAGGATGCAAATCAATACTTGGCCGATCATGCCAAGGACAAAAAACCTTTTTTAATGCTTATTTCATTAGCAACGCCTCACTATCCGCACGACAGCGCTCCTGAAAAGTATAAAAATATGTATCCTCCAAAGGATTTGGTTTTAGCACCTAATATTCCTGATAATTTGAAAGACAATGTTAGGAAAGAGTTACAAGGGTATTACGCACACTGTACAGCTACTGACGAGGCTATCGGAACGGTTTTGGAACAAATCAAAAAGCTTAATTTGTCTGACAACACTATTATTGTGTTTACGGCTGACCATGGTGAAATGATGGGCGGACATGGCGTAAAACCATTTGTGAAACAATTGGCTTGGGATGAGTCTGTACGTGTTCCTTTTTTAATTTCTTATCCAAATATCAAAAATAACAAAGGCAAAACAGTTCAGGCGCCTATCACCACTCCTGATATTTTACCTTCCTTATTGGGTTTAACTGATATTGCTATCCCAAAAGGTATTGAAGGTGAAGATATCTCTTCATTAATTAAAAATCCAGATCCAAAAGCGGATCGAGCGGCTTTGGTAATGAATGTTAGTCCTTTTGGGTCTAATTTTAATGACACAGAGTATCGTGCTATTAGAACCAAACAATATACTTATATACGCACCCCTGAAGGAGCTTCTAATTTGTACGACAATTTAAAAGACCCTTATCAAATGACAAATTTGCTAGATAAATCAGATTATAAAAAGATTCAAATAGATTTAGAGAAGCAACTCAACAATGAATTAAAAAGAATAGGTGACGATTTTAAACCAAGAGAATTCTATATGAAAAAATGGAATTATATTCTTGATTCATCTAAAAGAGCCATTGATTTTAGGAATTGGGATAAAGGCGAAGGCAAGGTGATTTCACCAAAAAAACAAAATTAG